From the genome of Rhineura floridana isolate rRhiFlo1 chromosome 7, rRhiFlo1.hap2, whole genome shotgun sequence, one region includes:
- the SLF2 gene encoding SMC5-SMC6 complex localization factor protein 2 isoform X1, with the protein MTQYLSSSSGAGGGSGAGGDSRSPPGSLASTPRRHCKSVGRGNSGARDGRNQCITDFFKPALNQGKKNGKVGLPVLCTEHLRKNISSPRQNRRKKLPFLPSNRSPIIEAFFRGAKSEKKDSTDNGVYMTAKAMHPKAVARQLFITDGSSDCSFMVKDNTLSKNLERNEIHPVRTRTPLVENSKECKIDYVDLDTTGSGLSKWASTSENDSLKKDNHIHYFQKTICSKTPQPSSVSSSPQLLEAVYREREVKEKKMLSQRQPFESVKKSLGTDFSNQDGRDLLRKRSSSTSWESSSAESSKAAFSSGWDSDKIINMRKSQSYPSVYPNSITLLGIPKHKECAGKRKRISLKSDMNNLQKSSFSNSLENHNSECSKDGMSLGSDMQVEGMNVCENDLPISIEENGCNCTTNKDDQIQIAAAEGSQLQTFPHFYVEKLLPLSQEIGMKASSNESITSQENLFSKQSKESESHIQHNSSFEALRMNIHTEHPPLVSALPSKNNSETLVLLEDIVLSSGGCDPVTIPGSSCNLNEGTNLKVYMLNRKLYDGEDETSDCNLDSSDEEVLVPLEKILAQSARSTAESPEQRNDECSTTDNMIPSKNVPLSTSSVGKVSYMNHLEHLLKEKEELRRIDELEQELQHVKQGAEINCQYEEESNDGELSAEHRAFLERFSVISDAIPDQHPGENIFQVAHAGKIFSQHNLDLRNSGFHPQNPIEKYLLGSGVTQQLFVIIEGLLMSAYHSSSCPVPILKWMFQMMSIHPDSSVSRKILDMLMTLTIKNASASNGQPKPWIPSLLDIATVLINMGVPFSALFPLRHFQPTFSEDDIMSEMCETTRKQPSGDILGTTIPFFFLIDTNLCSMTKFLRLCISIYPEGYTDKEIFLLLLLLFKLSLEKELKQFPLVDLECLIIKLLENIREWETKMPELCLAISCLSSHHHDLLWLVQFVPNWITRGRQVRRQLSLVVISKLLKNHVNVPNSPDQQMSLLCNDLVKMKPSNLLKRISETVKRQDGLSNESFLSEFEPQAYYLTYVLLHLVREASNFEVASSNQRKWLLKLCSALEKHVKCDIREDARLFYKTKVKDLVARTYSKWQQMIHSSQLTQGQIHDFWVPDS; encoded by the exons GAACCAGTGTATTACTGACTTCTTCAAACCAGCTCTAAATCAAG GAAAAAAAAATGGGAAAGTTGGGCTTCCAGTCTTGTGTACAGAACATCTTAGAAAAAATATATCTTCTCCAAGACAAAACAGAAGGAAGAAGTTGCCATTTCTGCCATCCAACAGGAGCCCTATAATTGAAGCCTTTTTCAGAGGTGCTAAGTCGGAGAAAAAGGACAGTACAGATAATGGAGTTTATATGACAGCAAAGGCTATGCATCCAAAAGCTGTGGCTCGGCAGCTCTTCATAACAGATGGCTCGTCTGACTGTTCTTTCATGGTAAAAGATAATACATTATCAAAAAACCTTGAAAGGAATGAAATACATCCTGTTCGAACAAGGACACCATTAGTAGAAAATAGTAAAGAATGTAAAATAGATTATGTGGATCTAGACACAACTGGTTCAGGCTTGAGTAAATGGGCTTCCACATCAGAAAATGACAGTTTGAAAAAGGATAACCACATACACTATTTCCAAAAAACAATTTGTTCCAAGACACCACAACCTAGCTCAGTTAGTTCTTCACCTCAGTTGTTGGAAGCTgtttacagagagagagaagtgaaGGAAAAAAAGATGCTGTCTCAGCGACAACCTTTTGAATCTGTAAAGAAATCCTTAGGAACTGATTTTTCTAACCAG GACGGCAGAGATCTGTTAAGAAAAAGATCATCCTCGACTTCATGGGAATCCTCCTCAG CCGAGTCCTCAAAAGCTGCATTTTCTTCTGGATGGGACTCTGATAAAATTATTAACATGAGAAAAAGCCAGTCTTACCCATCAGTATACCCTAATTCCATAACTTTGTTGGGAATACCCAAACATAAAGAATGTGCTGGAAAACGGAAAAGGATCTCTTTGAAATCAGATATGAACAATTTACAGAAGTCCAGTTTCAGTAATTCACTGGAAAACCATAATTCTGAGTGCTCAAAAGATGGAATGTCTCTTGGTAGTGACATGCAAGTAGAGGGTATGAATGTATGTGAAAATGATTTGCCCATTTCAATTGAAGAAAATGGATGCAACTGCACCACAAATAAAGATGACCAAATTCAAATTGCAGCTGCTGAAGGGAGTCAGTTACAAACTTTCCCTCATTTTTATGTAGAAAAGTTGCTTCCTTTGTCTCAAGAAATAGGCATGAAAGCTTCTAGCAATGAATCCATTACATCTCAAGAAAACCTATTCTCCAAACAGTCAAAGGAATCTGAATCACATATTCAACATAATAGTTCATTTGAAGCACTGAGAATGAACATTCATACGGAACACCCTCCTCTTGTTTCTGCTTTGCCTTCAAAAAACAATTCTGAGACTCTGGTATTATTGGAAGATATTGTTCTGTCATCAGGAGGTTGTGATCCTGTCACCATCCCTGGGTCTTCATGCAATTTAAATGAAGGGACCAACTTAAAGGTATATATGTTGAACAGAAAACTTTATGATGGTGAGGATGAGACCTCTGACTGCAATCTAGACAGCAGTGATGAAGAAGTACTTGTGCCACTTGAAAAAATTCTGGCCCAGAGTGCCAGGTCAACTGCAGAAAGCCCAGAACAAAGAAATGATGAATGCAGTACAACAGACAACATGATTCCATCAAAGAATGTTCCT CTTTCCACATCTTCTGTTGGAAAGGTTTCTTATATGAATCACCTGGAGCACCTcttgaaggagaaggaggaactCAGAAG GATAGATGAACTAGAGCAAGAGCTACAGCACGTCAAACAGGGAGCTGAAATAAATTGTCAATATGAAGAAGAATCTAATGATGGTGAACTGTCTGCTGAACACAG AGCATTTTTAGAGAGATTTTCAGTAATTAGTGATGCTATTCCTGACCAGCACCCAGGAGAAAATATATTTCAAGTAGCACATGCTGGGAAAATCTTCAGTCAGCATAACCTTGATTTGAGGAACTCTGGATTTCATCCCCAAAACCCTATTGAAAAATATCTTCTTGG ATCAGGAGTGACACAGCAACTTTTTGTAATCATTGAAGGCTTACTTATGTCTGCATACCATAGTTCATCTTGTCCTGTCCCCATTTTAAAGTGGATGTTTCAG ATGATGTCAATTCACCCAGACAGCTCTGTGTCAAGAAAGATTTTGGATATGTTAATGACATTAACAATTAAAAATG CTTCAGCTAGCAATGGCCAACCAAAGCCATGGATTCCATCATTACTTGATATAGCAACTGTGCTAATCAACATGGGTGTTCCTTTCAGTGCACTTTTTCCTCTGCGGCATTTTCAACCTACCTTTTCTGAAGATGATATTAT GTCTGAAATGTGTGAGACTACGAGGAAACAACCAAGCGGAGATATCCTTGGAACCACaattcctttcttttttctgATAGACACCAATCTTTGCAGTATGACCAAG TTTCTACGGCTGTGTATAAGCATATACCCAGAAGGTTACACAGacaaagaaatatttttgttgctgttgctgctgtttaaaCTGAGTTTGGAAAAAGAGctgaagcaatttcccctagtgGATTTGGAGTGCCTTATTATAAAACTGCTGGAAAATATCAGAGAGTGGGAGACAAAG ATGCCAGAGTTATGCCTTGCAATAAGTTGCCTGTCCAGCCACCATCATGATCTCTTATGGCTGGTTCAGTTTGTCCCCAATTGGATAACACGAGGAAG ACAAGTAAGAAGACAGCTTAGCTTAGTAGTAATTTCAAAGCTTCTTAAAAACCATGTGAACGTACCCAACAGTCCTGACCAGCAG ATGTCACTTCTGTGTAACGATCTAGTGAAGATGAAACCTTCAAATCTGCTAAAGAGAATATCTGAAACAGTGAAACGCCAGGATGGTCTTAGTAATGAGTCTTTTCTTTCTGAATTTGAACCCCAG GCCTACTATCTGACGTATGTTCTTCTTCACTTGGTCAGGGAAGCCAGCAATTTTGAGGTTGCAAGTTCTAATCAAAGG AAATGGCTGCTGAAACTCTGTAGTGCTTTGGAAAAACATGTGAAATGTGATATTAGGGAAGATGCTAGACTGTTTTATAAAACTAAG
- the SLF2 gene encoding SMC5-SMC6 complex localization factor protein 2 isoform X2: protein MTQYLSSSSGAGGGSGAGGDSRSPPGSLASTPRRHCKSVGRGNSGARDGRNQCITDFFKPALNQGKKNGKVGLPVLCTEHLRKNISSPRQNRRKKLPFLPSNRSPIIEAFFRGAKSEKKDSTDNGVYMTAKAMHPKAVARQLFITDGSSDCSFMDGRDLLRKRSSSTSWESSSAESSKAAFSSGWDSDKIINMRKSQSYPSVYPNSITLLGIPKHKECAGKRKRISLKSDMNNLQKSSFSNSLENHNSECSKDGMSLGSDMQVEGMNVCENDLPISIEENGCNCTTNKDDQIQIAAAEGSQLQTFPHFYVEKLLPLSQEIGMKASSNESITSQENLFSKQSKESESHIQHNSSFEALRMNIHTEHPPLVSALPSKNNSETLVLLEDIVLSSGGCDPVTIPGSSCNLNEGTNLKVYMLNRKLYDGEDETSDCNLDSSDEEVLVPLEKILAQSARSTAESPEQRNDECSTTDNMIPSKNVPLSTSSVGKVSYMNHLEHLLKEKEELRRIDELEQELQHVKQGAEINCQYEEESNDGELSAEHRAFLERFSVISDAIPDQHPGENIFQVAHAGKIFSQHNLDLRNSGFHPQNPIEKYLLGSGVTQQLFVIIEGLLMSAYHSSSCPVPILKWMFQMMSIHPDSSVSRKILDMLMTLTIKNASASNGQPKPWIPSLLDIATVLINMGVPFSALFPLRHFQPTFSEDDIMSEMCETTRKQPSGDILGTTIPFFFLIDTNLCSMTKFLRLCISIYPEGYTDKEIFLLLLLLFKLSLEKELKQFPLVDLECLIIKLLENIREWETKMPELCLAISCLSSHHHDLLWLVQFVPNWITRGRQVRRQLSLVVISKLLKNHVNVPNSPDQQMSLLCNDLVKMKPSNLLKRISETVKRQDGLSNESFLSEFEPQAYYLTYVLLHLVREASNFEVASSNQRKWLLKLCSALEKHVKCDIREDARLFYKTKVKDLVARTYSKWQQMIHSSQLTQGQIHDFWVPDS from the exons GAACCAGTGTATTACTGACTTCTTCAAACCAGCTCTAAATCAAG GAAAAAAAAATGGGAAAGTTGGGCTTCCAGTCTTGTGTACAGAACATCTTAGAAAAAATATATCTTCTCCAAGACAAAACAGAAGGAAGAAGTTGCCATTTCTGCCATCCAACAGGAGCCCTATAATTGAAGCCTTTTTCAGAGGTGCTAAGTCGGAGAAAAAGGACAGTACAGATAATGGAGTTTATATGACAGCAAAGGCTATGCATCCAAAAGCTGTGGCTCGGCAGCTCTTCATAACAGATGGCTCGTCTGACTGTTCTTTCATG GACGGCAGAGATCTGTTAAGAAAAAGATCATCCTCGACTTCATGGGAATCCTCCTCAG CCGAGTCCTCAAAAGCTGCATTTTCTTCTGGATGGGACTCTGATAAAATTATTAACATGAGAAAAAGCCAGTCTTACCCATCAGTATACCCTAATTCCATAACTTTGTTGGGAATACCCAAACATAAAGAATGTGCTGGAAAACGGAAAAGGATCTCTTTGAAATCAGATATGAACAATTTACAGAAGTCCAGTTTCAGTAATTCACTGGAAAACCATAATTCTGAGTGCTCAAAAGATGGAATGTCTCTTGGTAGTGACATGCAAGTAGAGGGTATGAATGTATGTGAAAATGATTTGCCCATTTCAATTGAAGAAAATGGATGCAACTGCACCACAAATAAAGATGACCAAATTCAAATTGCAGCTGCTGAAGGGAGTCAGTTACAAACTTTCCCTCATTTTTATGTAGAAAAGTTGCTTCCTTTGTCTCAAGAAATAGGCATGAAAGCTTCTAGCAATGAATCCATTACATCTCAAGAAAACCTATTCTCCAAACAGTCAAAGGAATCTGAATCACATATTCAACATAATAGTTCATTTGAAGCACTGAGAATGAACATTCATACGGAACACCCTCCTCTTGTTTCTGCTTTGCCTTCAAAAAACAATTCTGAGACTCTGGTATTATTGGAAGATATTGTTCTGTCATCAGGAGGTTGTGATCCTGTCACCATCCCTGGGTCTTCATGCAATTTAAATGAAGGGACCAACTTAAAGGTATATATGTTGAACAGAAAACTTTATGATGGTGAGGATGAGACCTCTGACTGCAATCTAGACAGCAGTGATGAAGAAGTACTTGTGCCACTTGAAAAAATTCTGGCCCAGAGTGCCAGGTCAACTGCAGAAAGCCCAGAACAAAGAAATGATGAATGCAGTACAACAGACAACATGATTCCATCAAAGAATGTTCCT CTTTCCACATCTTCTGTTGGAAAGGTTTCTTATATGAATCACCTGGAGCACCTcttgaaggagaaggaggaactCAGAAG GATAGATGAACTAGAGCAAGAGCTACAGCACGTCAAACAGGGAGCTGAAATAAATTGTCAATATGAAGAAGAATCTAATGATGGTGAACTGTCTGCTGAACACAG AGCATTTTTAGAGAGATTTTCAGTAATTAGTGATGCTATTCCTGACCAGCACCCAGGAGAAAATATATTTCAAGTAGCACATGCTGGGAAAATCTTCAGTCAGCATAACCTTGATTTGAGGAACTCTGGATTTCATCCCCAAAACCCTATTGAAAAATATCTTCTTGG ATCAGGAGTGACACAGCAACTTTTTGTAATCATTGAAGGCTTACTTATGTCTGCATACCATAGTTCATCTTGTCCTGTCCCCATTTTAAAGTGGATGTTTCAG ATGATGTCAATTCACCCAGACAGCTCTGTGTCAAGAAAGATTTTGGATATGTTAATGACATTAACAATTAAAAATG CTTCAGCTAGCAATGGCCAACCAAAGCCATGGATTCCATCATTACTTGATATAGCAACTGTGCTAATCAACATGGGTGTTCCTTTCAGTGCACTTTTTCCTCTGCGGCATTTTCAACCTACCTTTTCTGAAGATGATATTAT GTCTGAAATGTGTGAGACTACGAGGAAACAACCAAGCGGAGATATCCTTGGAACCACaattcctttcttttttctgATAGACACCAATCTTTGCAGTATGACCAAG TTTCTACGGCTGTGTATAAGCATATACCCAGAAGGTTACACAGacaaagaaatatttttgttgctgttgctgctgtttaaaCTGAGTTTGGAAAAAGAGctgaagcaatttcccctagtgGATTTGGAGTGCCTTATTATAAAACTGCTGGAAAATATCAGAGAGTGGGAGACAAAG ATGCCAGAGTTATGCCTTGCAATAAGTTGCCTGTCCAGCCACCATCATGATCTCTTATGGCTGGTTCAGTTTGTCCCCAATTGGATAACACGAGGAAG ACAAGTAAGAAGACAGCTTAGCTTAGTAGTAATTTCAAAGCTTCTTAAAAACCATGTGAACGTACCCAACAGTCCTGACCAGCAG ATGTCACTTCTGTGTAACGATCTAGTGAAGATGAAACCTTCAAATCTGCTAAAGAGAATATCTGAAACAGTGAAACGCCAGGATGGTCTTAGTAATGAGTCTTTTCTTTCTGAATTTGAACCCCAG GCCTACTATCTGACGTATGTTCTTCTTCACTTGGTCAGGGAAGCCAGCAATTTTGAGGTTGCAAGTTCTAATCAAAGG AAATGGCTGCTGAAACTCTGTAGTGCTTTGGAAAAACATGTGAAATGTGATATTAGGGAAGATGCTAGACTGTTTTATAAAACTAAG